The Vespula pensylvanica isolate Volc-1 chromosome 5, ASM1446617v1, whole genome shotgun sequence genome includes a window with the following:
- the LOC122629548 gene encoding cytochrome P450 9e2-like, with protein MEISETILILVTLVLSIYYYIFKDFSYFKKIGIPYSQPWPILGNMGPILSQQETMADAIIKAYNLHSKAKYVGFFEFNNPVIIIRDPELIKTIAIKNFEYFTDHQPLANSKQDPLFGRILLSMRGDRWKQTRTLLTPVFTLSKLKNMFKQINEYAADFTYYLTKILKDKKTIEMKDILTRYTNDVIDICAFGINTNSMKDRENDIYTFGRMITKFEGSTLLKFFFMRNFPMLTRLFDLKLLPKKIGNFFVNVIDDVVNDRTQNGIVRPDMIQLMMEIRKRKSEMGEDLINLPCQAFGFFIAAFEIVGTCICCACHEIGVNSDVQKRLQQEIDEVVETTNGDLTYDAINSMKYLNAVINESLRKYPFNTFLDRQCTKNYELPSNLPGGKPLLLKKGTNIWFPIYGLHHDLKYFDDPYKFDPERFIKHEKEILNSGVYLPFGLGPRKCIGVKFALLEMKVVIFHLLARFDFKPSYKTFNPMRLSKKQISTNAENGFWMDLIERDDVHPAVKNFFTCNNPPYDNINSNKA; from the coding sequence aTGGAAATCTCGGAAACGATCTTGATATTGGTAACACTCGTATTAAGCATCTATTACTATATTTTCAAGGACTTCAgctatttcaaaaaaattggTATACCATATTCGCAACCATGGCCAATATTGGGCAACATGGGTCCAATATTGTCACAACAAGAAACAATGGCTGATGCAATCATCAAAGCTTACAATCTGCATTCGAAAGCCAAATACGTCGGTTTTTTCGAATTCAATAAtccagtaataataatacgtgaCCCCGAATTGATCAAAACGATCGCGATTAAGAATTTCGAGTATTTCACGGATCATCAACCTTTAGCCAACAGTAAACAAGATCCACTCTTTGggagaatattattatcgatgcgAGGCGACCGATGGAAACAAACTAGGACTTTGTTGACTCCAGTGTTTACGTTGAGcaagttaaaaaatatgttcaaGCAGATAAACGAATACGCAGCAGATTTTACCTATTATCTAACAAAAATTCTGAAAGATAAGAAGACTATAGAAATGAAGGATATCTTGACGAGATATACCAACGATGTAATAGACATTTGTGCATTTGGTATCAATACTAATTCGATGAAAGATCGAGAAAATGACATCTATACTTTTGGTAGAATGATTACCAAATTTGAAGGCAGTACCTTATTGAAGTTCTTCTTTATGCGAAATTTTCCAATGTTAACGAGATTGTTCGATCTAAAGCTCTTACCCAAAAAGATCGGTAATTTCTTCGTGAACGTTATCGACGATGTAGTCAACGATAGAACTCAAAACGGGATCGTACGACCGGACATGATACAATTAATGATGGAAattaggaaaaggaaaagtgaaATGGGAGAAGACCTGATTAATTTGCCTTGTCAGGCATTTGGCTTCTTTATCGCTGCCTTCGAAATCGTTGGGACGTGCATCTGTTGCGCTTGTCATGAAATTGGCGTCAATTCGGACGTACAAAAAAGATTACAGCAAGAGATCGACGAGGTCGTTGAAACGACTAATGGTGATTTAACTTATGACGCTATTAACAGCATGAAATACCTAAACGCTGTGATAAACGAATCCCTACGAAAATATCCGTTCAATACATTCCTCGATAGACAATGCACCAAGAATTACGAGCTACCATCGAATTTACCAGGTGGCAAACCCTTACTCCTGAAAAAAGGCACGAATATATGGTTCCCGATTTATGGACTACATCATGATCTCAAATATTTCGATGATCCGTACAAATTCGATCCCGAAAGATTCATAAAACACGAAAAGGAAATTCTTAATTCCGGTGTCTACTTGCCCTTCGGATTGGGACCTAGAAAATGCATCGGTGTTAAATTCGCTTTACTGGAAATGAAAGTCGTGATATTCCATTTATTGGCAAGATTTGATTTTAAACCTTCCTACAAAACTTTCAATCCTATGAGATTATCCAAGAAACAAATCAGCACAAACGCCGAAAATGGTTTTTGGATGGATTTGATCGAAAGAGATGACGTTCATCCGgctgttaaaaatttttttacatgcAATAACCCTccttatgataatattaattccaATAAAGCTTAA
- the LOC122629545 gene encoding cytochrome P450 9e2-like — protein MEAWAMILAFVVVILSIYYYIFKDLSYFKKIGLPYIEPWPILGNMGPAFLRQKTMADITVDMYNINREAKYVGFFDMGNPIVVIRDRELIKMLAVKNFDNFPDHRSFVDEVQDPLFGKNLFSLKGNRWRETRTMLSPAFTLSKLKGMFKLMNECGADFTDYLSKMPKEKRRIEMKDVFTRYTNDVIATCAFGISINSMRDRDNDFYVLGRKATNFDGIKTLKFFLIRSFPTITGLLNIKLIPDSIANFFKNVVEEVINTRDRDKIVRSDVIQLMMEARNKRIEMGQDLPLMDIVAQAFIFFFGGFDSVSTAMCFTCHEIGVNPDIQNRLQREIDDVLEKTNGNPTYEIINSMEYLDAVISESLRRYPIVVFLDRVCIESYELPPSLPGGKPLLLRKGTNIWFPIYGLHHDPQYFENPYKFDPERFMERGKEINNSGVYLPFGLGPRMCIGNRFALLEMKVLIFHLLARCNLKPSPKTQNPLQLSKKGISMTAENGFWIDLEKRDDVHSALKNFSSNSSADNDTTTSIKTETYTNGVANGHTVKA, from the coding sequence ATGGAGGCCTGGGCGATGATCCTGGCCTTCGTGGTAGTGATTCTTagcatttattattacattttcaagGACTTgagttatttcaaaaaaatcgGTTTACCGTATATCGAACCATGGCCGATATTGGGCAACATGGGACCAGCATTCTTACGTCAAAAAACGATGGCTGATATAACGGTagatatgtacaatataaatCGCGAAGCAAAATACGTTGGTTTCTTCGATATGGGCAATCCAATTGTGGTAATACGTGATCGGGAATTGATTAAAATGTTAGCAGTGaagaattttgataatttcccGGATCATCGATCTTTCGTCGACGAGGTACAGGATCCACTTTtcggaaaaaatttattttccttgaaAGGGAACCGATGGAGAGAAACCAGAACTATGTTGAGCCCCGCATTTACTTTGAGCAAGCTTAAAGGTATGTTCAAACTGATGAACGAATGCGGAGCAGATTTTACGGATTATCTATCTAAAATgccaaaggaaaaaagaaggatagaaatgAAGGACGTCTTTACGAGATATACCAACGATGTAATAGCCACCTGTGCCTTTGGCATCAGTATTAATTCTATGAGAGATCGGGACAACGACTTTTACGTTCTTGGTAGAAAAGCAACCAACTTCGATGgtattaaaacattaaaattctTCTTGATACGAAGTTTTCCAACGATCACGGGATTATTGAATATCAAGCTCATACCAGATTCCATAGCTAATTTCTTCAAGAACGTTGTCGAAGAGGTTATCAATACtcgagatagagataagaTCGTACGGTCGGACGTGATACAATTGATGATGGAAGCTAGAAACAAGAGAATCGAAATGGGACAAGATTTACCACTGATGGATATAGTTGCTCAGgcgttcatatttttctttggtgGTTTCGATAGCGTTTCCACGGCCATGTGTTTCACCTGTCACGAAATTGGTGTCAATCCGGATATACAAAACAGATTGCAGCGAGAGATCGATGATGTTCTTGAAAAGACCAATGGAAATCCAACTTACGAAATTATTAACAGCATGGAATATTTAGACGCAGTGATAAGCGAATCTCTACGAAGATATCCGATCGTTGTATTCCTCGATAGAGTTTGTATCGAAAGTTACGAATTACCACCAAGTTTACCAGGTGGCAAACCTCTTCTCctaagaaaaggaacgaatatATGGTTCCCTATTTACGGACTCCATCACGATCCACAATATTTCGAAAATCCATACAAATTCGATCCGGAAAGATTCATGGAACGCGGAAAAGAGATTAACAATTCCGGTGTCTATTTACCATTCGGATTGGGACCTAGAATGTGCATTGGTAATAGATTCGCTCTACTCGAGATGAAAGTTTTGATATTCCATTTATTGGCAAGATGTAATCTGAAGCCTTCCCCAAAAACCCAAAATCCATTGCAATTATCAAAGAAAGGAATTAGCATGACCGCCGAAAATGGTTTTTGGATAGATTTGGAAAAAAGGGATGATGTTCATTCCgctcttaaaaatttttcatctaaTAGTAGTGCCGATAAtgatactactactagtattaAAACTGAGACATATACTAATGGCGTTGCTAATGGTCATACGGTTAAAGCTTAA
- the LOC122629387 gene encoding uncharacterized protein LOC122629387: MEAWAMSLAFVTVILSIYYYVFKDLNYFKKIGLPYIEPWPILGSMKFVFFRTKTMAEFIIETYNFYPKAKYIGFFDFNKPVVIVRDPELIKTIAIKSFDSFMDHRSFVDSEQDPLLKKILFSLRGNEWKETRTMLTPAFTLSKLKGMLKLMNECGTDFTNYIYNMPKDKRTMEMKDVFTRYTNDVIATCAFGISINSMKDRDNDFYVLGGKATNFDGIKTLKFIMMRNFPTISRLLKLKLIPDYINNFFENVVKEVMDNRDKNNIVRPDMIQLMMEARNKRAEMGQDLPLTDIVCQAFGFFFGGFDTVSTAMCFTCHEIGVNSDIQKRLQREIDEVIEKTDGNPTYEVINGMEYLDAVINESLRRYPIAIVLDRLSVENYELPPSLPNGKPFPLKKGSFIWFPVYGLHHDPKYFEDPYKFDPERFMEHGKEINNSGVFLPFGLGPRMCIGNRFALLEMKVLVFHLLARCNLKPSSKTQNPLRLSKKGITMAAENGFWMNFESRNNVHPKLKNLVSFASLSFSLSLSLSLNFFSHVNTMEMWAIILTFVTVVLSIYYYVFKNVNYFKKNDLPYLPAWSVLRNMYLLFLQRKSVSEIIINTYNYYPKAKYIGFFDFNKPVVIVRDPELIKTIAIKSFDYFTDHRSFIDSEHDPLFGKALFSLRGNEWRETRTMLTPAFTLSKLKGMLKLMNECGTDFTNYIYNMPKDKRTMEMKDVFTRYTNDVIATCAFGISINSMKDRDNDFYVLGREATNFDTIKTLKFILMRSFPRVSKLFKLRLIPDKISNFFENVVKEVIDNRDKNNIVRPDMIQLMMEGRNKRAEMGQELSLMDIVAQAFSFFFGGFDTVSTAMSFTCHEIGVNSDIQKRLQREIDEVIEKTNGNLTYDVINNMKYLDAVISESLRRYPIAIFIDRLSVEDYELPPSLPGSKPFLLKKDTNVWFIVYGLHHDSKYFEDPYKFDPERFIERGKEINNSGVYLPFGLGPRICIGNRFALLEMKVLIIHLLARFNLKPCSKTQNPLLFSKKGITISAKNGFWMNFEKRNDVHPTFMNFMINSVSNNNIETETSTDCISKCLTVEA, from the exons ATGGAGGCGTGGGCGATGAGCTTGGCCTTCGTAACAGTGATACTTagcatttattattacgttttcaAAGACTTGAATTACTTTAAGAAAATCGGTTTACCATATATCGAACCATGGCCGATATTGGGCAGcatgaaatttgtattttttcgaACAAAAACCATGGCCGAATTTATTATAGAGACTTACAATTTCTATCCAAAAGCCAAATACATCGGTTTCTTCGATTTCAACAAACCAGTAGTGATAGTACGTGACCCCGAATTAATCAAAACGATTGCAATTAAGAGTTTCGACTCTTTCATGGATCATCGATCTTTCGTCGACAGCGAACAGGATCCACTCCTCAAGAAGATATTATTCTCCTTGCGAGGTAACGAATGGAAAGAAACTAGAACTATGTTAACTCCTGCGTTTACGTTGAGCAAACTGAAGGGTATGTTGAAGCTGATGAACGAATGCGGAACTGATTTTAcgaattacatttataatatgcCAAAAGATAAGAGAACGATGGAAATGAAGGACGTCTTTACGAGATATACTAACGACGTAATAGCCACTTGCGCCTTTGGCATCAGTATTAATTCTATGAAAGATCGGGACAACGACTTTTACGTTCTCGGTGGAAAGGCAACCAACTTCGATGgtattaaaacattaaaattcaTCATGATGCGAAATTTTCCAACGATTTCGAGATTATTAAAGTTAAAGCTAATACCCgattacattaataatttcttcgagAACGTTGTTAAGGAGGTAATGGATAATAgagataaaaacaatattgtaCGACCTGACATGATACAATTGATGATGGAAGCTAGGAATAAGAGAGCCGAAATGGGACAAGACCTACCTTTGACGGACATAGTATGTCAGGCGTTCGGTTTCTTTTTCGGTGGCTTTGACACCGTCTCCACGGCCATGTGCTTCACCTGTCACGAAATTGGTGTCAATTCGGACATACAAAAAAGACTGCAGAGAGAAATCGACGAGGTCATTGAAAAGACCGATGGAAATCCAACTTACGAAGTTATCAACGGCATGGAATATTTAGATGCAGTGATAAACGAATCCCTAAGGAGATATCCGATCGCTATTGTCCTTGACAGACTAAGTGTTGAAAATTATGAACTACCACCAAGTTTACCAAATGGCAAACCCTTTCCCCTCAAAAAAGGCTCATTTATATGGTTTCCAGTTTATGGACTCCATCACGATCCAAAATATTTCGAGGATCCGTACAAATTTGATCCTGAAAGATTTATGGAACACGGCAAGGAGATCAACAATTCCGGTGTCTTCTTGCCCTTCGGATTAGGACCTAGAATGTGCATTGGTAATAGATTCGCTCTACTCGAGATGAAAGTTTTGGTATTCCATTTGTTGGCAAGATGTAATCTAAAGCCTTCCTCAAAAACCCAGAATCCATTGCGTTTATCCAAAAAAGGAATCACCATGGCTGCCGAAAATGGTTTTTGGATGAATTTTGAAAGTAGGAACAACGTTCATCCTAAGCTTAAGAATTTGGTATCA tttgcttctctctctttctctctctctctctctctctctcttaattttttttcacacgTAAACACGATGGAGATGTGGGCGATAATCTTGACCTTCGTGACAGTGGTACTTagcatttattattacgttttcaAGAACGTGAATTACttcaagaaaaatgatttaccATATTTGCCAGCATGGTCGGTATTGAGAaacatgtatttattatttctacaaaGAAAATCCGTGAGTGAAATAATTATCAACACTTACAATTACTATCCGAAAGCCAAATACATCGGCTTCTTCGATTTCAACAAACCAGTAGTGATAGTACGTGACCCCGAATTGATCAAAACGATCGCGATTAAGAGTTTCGATTATTTCACGGATCATCGATCTTTCATCGACAGCGAACACGATCCACTCTTTGGGAAGGCATTATTCTCCTTGCGAGGTAACGAATGGAGAGAAACTAGAACTATGTTAACTCCTGCGTTTACGTTGAGCAAACTGAAGGGTATGTTGAAGCTGATGAACGAATGCGGAACTGATTTTAcgaattacatttataatatgcCAAAAGATAAGAGAACGATGGAAATGAAGGACGTCTTTACGAGATATACCAACGACGTAATAGCCACTTGCGCCTTTGGTATCAGTATTAATTCTATGAAAGATCGGGACAACGACTTTTACGTTCTCGGCAGAGAGGCAACCAACTTCGATactattaaaacattaaaattcaTCCTGATGCGAAGTTTTCCAAGGgtttcgaaattattcaagTTAAGGCTAATACCCGATAAAATCAGCAATTTCTTTGAGAACGTTGTCAAGGAGGTAATCGACAATAgagataaaaacaatattgtaCGACCTGACATGATACAATTGATGATGGAAGGTAGAAATAAGAGAGCCGAAATGGGACAAGAATTATCTCTGATGGATATAGTAGCTCAAGCGTTCAGTTTTTTCTTCGGTGGCTTTGATACAGTCTCCACGGCCATGTCTTTCACTTGTCATGAAATTGGTGTCAATTCGGATATACAAAAAAGACTGCAACGAGAGATCGACGAGGTCATTGAAAAGACCAATGGAAATCTAACTTACGATGTTATCAACAACATGAAATATTTAGACGCAGTGATAAGCGAATCCCTAAGAAGATATCCGATCGCTATTTTCATCGACAGACTAAGTGTCGAGGATTACGAATTACCACCAAGTTTACCAGGTTCCAAACCCTTCCTTCTGAAAAAAGACACGAATGTATGGTTCATAGTTTATGGACTCCATCACGattcaaaatatttcgagGATCCGTACAAATTCGATCCTGAAAGATTTATAGAACGCGGAAAGGAGATTAACAATTCCGGTGTTTACTTGCCCTTCGGATTGGGACCTAGAATATGTATTGGTAATAGATTCGCTTTATTGGAAATGAAAGTCttgataattcatttattagcAAGATTTAATCTGAAGCCATGCTCGAAAACTCAGAATCCATTGCTTTTTTCCAAAAAAGGAATCACCATATCTGCCAAAAATGGTTTTTGgatgaattttgaaaaaaggaacgatgtTCATCCTACCTTTATGAATTTTATGATCAACAGTGTTAGTAACAATAATATCGAAACCGAAACGTCGACCGATTGCATTTCTAAGTGTCTTACGGTTGAAGCTTAA